Below is a window of Chthoniobacterales bacterium DNA.
CATCGCCCTTTACCTCGCCGCCGCCGGCGTCGGCACGCTCGGCCTCGTCGATTTCGACACCGTCGATTTCTCGAACCTCCAGCGCCAGATCCTCCACGGCACGAAGGATGTCGGCCGCAAGAAGATCAACAGCGCCCGCGACCGCATCAAGGACGTGAACCCGAACGTCCAGGTAAACCTGCACGACGCCTTCTTCACGAGCGAGAACGCCCGCGAGATCGTCGAGCAATACGACATCGTGATCGACGGCACGGACAATTTTCCGACGCGTTATCTTTCCAACGACATCTGCGTCTTTCTCAAGAAGCCGAACATCTACGGCTCCATCTTCCGATTCGACGGCCAGGTCACGGTCTTCGCTCCGCACCTCGGCGGTCCGTGCTATCGCTGCCTGTATCCTGAGTCGCCGCCGCCGGGCATGGTCCCGAGCTGCGCCGAGGGCGGCGTGCTGGGCGTGCTGCCAGGCATCATCGGCGTCATTCAAGCCATCGAAGCGGTCAAGCTCATCGTCGGCATCGGCGAGCCGCTCATCGGCCGCCTGCTCCATTTCGACGCGCTCAAGATGAAATTCCGCGAGTTCAAGGTGCGCAAGGATCCCAAGTGCCCCGTGTGCTCCGAGAATCCGACCATCACCGAGCTCATCGACTACGACACCTTCTGCGGCATCCCGCAGGCCGCCGCGGCGGAAGAAGCCGAACCACCCGTGCCGGAGATCTCCGTGGAGGAACTCAAGCGCAGGCAGGACGCCGGCGAGAAATTCGTCCTCCTCG
It encodes the following:
- the moeB gene encoding molybdopterin-synthase adenylyltransferase MoeB: MELNNDEVARYSRHLIMPEVTLAGQKKLKAAKVLCIGTGGLGSPIALYLAAAGVGTLGLVDFDTVDFSNLQRQILHGTKDVGRKKINSARDRIKDVNPNVQVNLHDAFFTSENAREIVEQYDIVIDGTDNFPTRYLSNDICVFLKKPNIYGSIFRFDGQVTVFAPHLGGPCYRCLYPESPPPGMVPSCAEGGVLGVLPGIIGVIQAIEAVKLIVGIGEPLIGRLLHFDALKMKFREFKVRKDPKCPVCSENPTITELIDYDTFCGIPQAAAAEEAEPPVPEISVEELKRRQDAGEKFVLLDVREPYEYDIARIPGSKLIPLGELHARLSELDTADEIVIHCKSGYRSANALRELQGAGFAKVWNVEGGILAWADRVDPSVAKY